A stretch of Brachyspira suanatina DNA encodes these proteins:
- the hisB gene encoding imidazoleglycerol-phosphate dehydratase HisB, translating to MRVSEIERNTNETKIKIKLNIDGTGKYKNNTKVGFLDHMLDLFARHGRFDLETICDGDIHIDYHHSVEDVGIVLGKCFAEALGDLKGIKRYGNFSMPMCEALTMAAVDICGRSHLVFNSDLKHEKVGDFDTELVKEFFTAFTNSMNITLHINTLYGENTHHIIESIFKGVARALAQACEIDEKYKNEVLSTKGMLENNKN from the coding sequence ATGAGAGTTTCTGAAATAGAAAGAAATACTAATGAAACAAAGATAAAAATTAAATTAAATATAGACGGAACAGGAAAATACAAAAACAATACTAAAGTAGGATTTTTGGATCATATGCTTGATTTGTTTGCACGCCATGGGAGATTCGATTTAGAAACTATATGCGATGGGGATATTCATATTGATTATCATCATTCTGTGGAAGATGTAGGAATTGTATTAGGTAAATGTTTTGCTGAGGCTTTAGGAGATTTGAAAGGAATTAAAAGATATGGTAATTTTAGTATGCCTATGTGCGAGGCCCTTACTATGGCTGCAGTTGATATATGCGGAAGAAGTCATTTAGTTTTTAACAGCGATTTAAAACATGAAAAAGTTGGGGACTTCGATACTGAACTTGTTAAAGAATTTTTTACAGCATTTACTAATTCTATGAATATTACTTTGCATATAAATACTTTATATGGAGAGAATACTCATCATATAATAGAATCTATTTTTAAAGGTGTGGCAAGAGCTTTAGCACAGGCTTGTGAAATAGATGAAAAATATAAAAATGAAGTATTATCTACAAAGGGAATGCTTGAAAATAATAAAAATTAA
- the hisH gene encoding imidazole glycerol phosphate synthase subunit HisH: MTAIIDYEVGNLFSLMSSLKYIGIDAKLTDDEKTIKEADALILPGVGAFRDALAKLERRKDGTLKNTIIEEAKKGKLILGICLGMQMLFDKSYEYGEYNGLGLIKGNICPIEKDLKNKDLKVPHMGWNNLNIKKEDKLFKYINNMEYVYFVHSYYGKDCDESIIADSEYDVQIPAIVKNYNVYGIQFHPEKSGNTGLNILRGFKDLVQKN; encoded by the coding sequence ATGACAGCTATAATAGATTATGAAGTAGGAAATTTATTCTCTCTTATGTCATCATTAAAGTATATAGGAATAGATGCTAAACTTACAGATGATGAAAAAACTATAAAAGAAGCCGATGCTTTGATACTGCCGGGAGTAGGAGCTTTCAGAGATGCTTTAGCAAAACTTGAAAGAAGAAAAGACGGAACATTAAAGAATACTATTATAGAAGAAGCTAAAAAAGGAAAATTAATTTTGGGTATATGCTTGGGTATGCAAATGCTTTTTGATAAGAGCTATGAATACGGTGAGTATAATGGACTTGGACTTATAAAAGGAAATATATGCCCTATAGAAAAAGATTTAAAAAATAAAGATTTGAAAGTGCCTCATATGGGCTGGAATAATCTTAATATAAAGAAAGAAGATAAACTATTTAAATATATTAATAATATGGAATATGTTTATTTTGTACATTCATACTATGGTAAGGATTGTGATGAAAGTATAATAGCTGACAGTGAATATGATGTTCAAATACCAGCTATAGTAAAAAATTATAATGTATACGGAATACAGTTTCACCCTGAAAAAAGCGGAAATACAGGACTTAATATATTAAGAGGCTTCAAAGATTTAGTACAAAAAAATTAA
- a CDS encoding FAD-dependent oxidoreductase produces MPKTRAEILQNSNKKYDIIIIGGGVIGATIALKASRVGLSVLLLDKHDFAFGSSSRTSKMLSGGFNDMNSKNLMYTIHRVRERNNLMYKASSEHFGIINPIYEHSSTGLLREEIKMMLYDMFSLFGKTKRHKSLSRNETLDALPDLINNDVIASVEYYEGLLDDSRYVIELLLKAEEFGADILNYCEVKAFEYNQKEIENVVFTDHITGRVYTANAKTILIAAGAWGHSISSLLPNGNFEDRLVYVKGSHLIIDSDLIHINKSVILPKIKSRPNVFLMRWKNNTIIGPTIKKNTHDLNCIYTTSDEAEYLLDIYNTYFSSIVNKNHIITTQSGMMPLNPSQVKIHSHPQYRLFLVEGGNFTTSSAVTMKTLVKMYGKPYKWFSNQKVVNNKFEKNVELVLNEDLVKFLIDYFGSVNLILKLNELCKNDSSLLVEVGLDYRINRGLIKYFVEVEHAMHLDDIMIRRLRFILTENDCGTLISEHIAEEMANILKWDKNRTEWEIKRYRTEIKRARVALF; encoded by the coding sequence ATGCCAAAAACAAGAGCTGAGATACTCCAAAATAGTAATAAAAAATATGATATTATTATTATAGGCGGCGGGGTTATTGGTGCTACTATAGCATTAAAGGCTTCCAGAGTAGGACTTTCCGTACTTTTGCTTGATAAGCATGATTTTGCTTTCGGTTCTTCTTCCAGAACTTCCAAAATGCTTTCAGGCGGATTTAATGATATGAATAGTAAAAATTTAATGTATACAATTCATAGAGTAAGAGAAAGAAATAACCTTATGTATAAGGCTTCATCCGAACATTTTGGCATTATCAATCCTATATATGAACATAGTAGTACAGGGCTTTTAAGAGAAGAAATAAAAATGATGCTATATGATATGTTTTCCCTGTTTGGAAAAACTAAAAGACATAAATCACTTAGCAGAAATGAAACATTAGATGCATTGCCCGATTTGATAAATAATGATGTTATAGCATCTGTAGAATATTATGAAGGCTTATTAGATGATTCCAGATATGTTATAGAACTTCTTTTGAAAGCTGAAGAGTTCGGAGCGGATATATTAAACTACTGTGAAGTTAAGGCTTTTGAATATAATCAGAAAGAAATAGAAAATGTAGTTTTTACGGATCATATAACAGGAAGAGTATATACAGCAAATGCTAAAACTATATTAATAGCTGCAGGAGCTTGGGGACATAGTATAAGTTCTCTTCTTCCTAATGGAAATTTTGAAGACAGACTTGTTTATGTTAAGGGAAGTCATTTAATCATAGACAGCGATTTGATTCATATAAATAAATCTGTTATTCTTCCTAAGATAAAATCAAGACCTAATGTATTTTTAATGCGTTGGAAGAACAATACCATCATAGGACCTACAATTAAAAAAAATACTCATGATTTAAATTGTATATACACTACAAGTGATGAAGCTGAATATTTGCTTGATATATATAATACTTATTTCAGCTCTATTGTTAATAAAAACCATATAATAACTACTCAATCCGGAATGATGCCTCTTAATCCTTCACAGGTAAAAATACATTCTCATCCTCAATACAGACTCTTTTTAGTTGAAGGCGGAAACTTTACAACTTCTTCTGCTGTTACTATGAAGACATTAGTAAAAATGTACGGCAAGCCTTATAAATGGTTTAGTAATCAGAAAGTTGTTAATAATAAATTTGAGAAAAATGTTGAATTGGTTTTAAATGAAGATTTAGTTAAATTCCTTATAGATTATTTCGGTTCTGTTAATTTGATTTTAAAATTAAATGAGCTTTGCAAAAATGATTCATCTCTTTTAGTGGAGGTTGGTCTTGATTATAGAATCAACAGAGGACTCATAAAATATTTTGTAGAAGTTGAACATGCTATGCATTTAGATGATATAATGATAAGAAGACTAAGATTTATATTAACAGAGAATGACTGCGGTACTTTAATATCAGAGCATATAGCAGAAGAAATGGCTAATATACTTAAATGGGATAAAAACAGAACTGAATGGGAAATAAAAAGATACAGAACAGAGATTAAAAGGGCAAGAGTAGCTTTATTTTAA
- a CDS encoding 2Fe-2S iron-sulfur cluster-binding protein — protein MIVKFNVDGKTVSSQKGYTILQALSYINIDIPHLCSYKINSTNTFEDKNNILRCKLCLVKVKKKNENDYSYKYACNEIVENGMSVLNEHDDDIIRYRTSLLKAMLYMHEPICESCKADYICRLKKYLDIYNVSIEASPNAFDENDINLIELKNIVEKMNLPNFINVNFDRCINCGICEDYKVVDGYNSMITDLCPTHVFEVQRDIDNKINDDISTVRSIDSFCIGCNHLCDAKYSYIDYSIKDISSPKGKKYGICDYGRKLDYYSNNTLEKPFYSGMQYEFDEAKELYHKFINDIEAESTLALNSSMYPIEDIKAFNEFIDSLGIQNLIFKKNRMATNSKNIRDNYTNINDFSIRDLKQDIKHSIFDDNYIYNEKFKKFIIVGDSLDDNDNMIDFAKKNKGNYIVFSPNFSVLAYNAYLSFPISYLGEFEGHYIDNHGKVKEMQAFLKSSKNRMSLRELLKYLYL, from the coding sequence ATGATAGTAAAATTTAATGTTGATGGAAAGACGGTATCATCTCAGAAAGGATATACTATACTTCAGGCACTGTCCTACATCAATATAGATATACCTCATTTATGCTCATATAAAATAAATAGTACAAATACTTTTGAAGATAAAAATAATATTCTAAGATGCAAATTATGCTTGGTTAAAGTAAAGAAAAAAAATGAAAATGATTATTCTTATAAATATGCCTGCAATGAAATAGTAGAAAATGGAATGAGTGTTTTAAATGAGCATGATGATGATATTATAAGATATAGAACTTCTTTATTAAAGGCTATGCTTTATATGCATGAGCCTATATGTGAAAGCTGTAAGGCTGACTATATATGCAGATTAAAAAAATATTTAGATATTTATAATGTTTCAATAGAGGCATCTCCAAATGCATTCGATGAAAATGATATTAACTTAATAGAATTAAAGAATATAGTAGAAAAAATGAATCTTCCTAACTTTATAAATGTCAATTTTGACAGATGTATTAATTGCGGTATATGCGAAGATTATAAAGTTGTAGACGGATATAATTCTATGATAACAGATTTATGTCCTACTCATGTATTTGAAGTTCAAAGGGATATAGATAATAAAATCAATGATGATATAAGTACAGTAAGAAGCATAGACAGTTTTTGTATAGGATGCAATCATTTATGCGATGCTAAATACAGTTATATTGATTATAGTATAAAAGATATATCATCTCCAAAGGGCAAAAAATACGGAATATGCGATTATGGAAGAAAGCTGGATTATTATTCAAATAATACATTAGAAAAGCCTTTTTACAGCGGTATGCAGTATGAGTTTGATGAGGCTAAAGAATTGTATCATAAATTTATTAATGATATTGAGGCAGAATCTACTTTGGCTTTAAACTCTAGTATGTATCCTATTGAAGATATTAAGGCTTTCAATGAATTTATTGATTCTTTGGGAATACAAAATTTAATATTCAAAAAAAATAGAATGGCTACCAATTCAAAAAATATCAGAGATAATTATACAAATATTAATGATTTTTCTATAAGAGATTTAAAGCAGGATATAAAGCATTCTATATTTGACGATAATTATATATATAATGAAAAATTTAAAAAATTTATTATAGTAGGCGACTCATTAGATGATAATGATAATATGATTGATTTTGCCAAGAAAAATAAGGGTAATTATATAGTATTTAGTCCGAATTTTTCTGTTTTGGCTTATAATGCTTATTTAAGTTTTCCTATATCATATCTTGGTGAGTTTGAGGGGCATTATATAGATAATCATGGCAAGGTTAAAGAGATGCAGGCTTTTTTGAAAAGTAGTAAAAATCGTATGAGTTTGAGAGAATTGTTAAAATATTTGTATTTATAA
- a CDS encoding NADH-ubiquinone oxidoreductase-F iron-sulfur binding region domain-containing protein, with product MKKFVLHSENNIENIQSYRDHFGEYLAVQKIGNSFFEDLKEYPLFKRDITQTSIYQLLTDGNIKEDYILVNAASFDYLVFKDKFLLKNNPHLILDGSVFIAKILNIKRIDIILKDYYLEERDILLKAIVEAEDANFAADIEINIYDEYGYYNKYNIRITPSFLENKKYIFDLETISQIAYLAHIGGFTFKDYGNGEYKGSNILSITGDIISPNLYEFEMYTPLRNIVKAAGGTVKEYTIKCVFTNGFLNPPIDFETFQKMTLDYECFDSLNMKMGNGGICFIQEDRCIIRVVVKIIQFGKSISCGKCSPCHNGFDLCEYYINRMLLGNSNFDDYSNLKEAVEMIKIGASCLYIRSLANCILSAMEMFRDEFVYLIENKITLYSFLKS from the coding sequence ATGAAGAAATTTGTACTGCATAGTGAAAATAATATAGAAAATATTCAGTCATACAGAGATCATTTCGGAGAATATTTAGCAGTTCAAAAAATAGGTAATTCTTTTTTTGAAGATTTAAAAGAATATCCTTTATTTAAAAGAGATATTACACAAACTTCTATATATCAATTATTAACTGACGGAAATATTAAAGAAGATTATATTCTAGTAAATGCCGCTTCATTTGATTATTTGGTTTTCAAAGATAAATTTCTATTAAAAAATAATCCGCATCTTATATTAGATGGTTCTGTTTTTATAGCCAAAATTTTAAATATTAAAAGAATAGATATAATATTAAAAGATTATTATTTGGAAGAAAGAGATATTTTATTAAAAGCCATAGTTGAAGCGGAAGATGCCAATTTTGCAGCTGATATAGAAATAAATATATATGATGAATATGGCTACTATAATAAATATAATATCAGAATCACACCTTCTTTTTTAGAAAATAAAAAATATATATTTGATTTGGAAACTATATCACAAATTGCATATTTGGCTCATATCGGAGGATTTACTTTCAAAGATTATGGAAATGGAGAGTATAAAGGAAGTAATATACTTTCTATTACAGGGGATATTATTAGTCCTAATCTATATGAATTTGAAATGTATACTCCATTAAGAAATATTGTCAAAGCTGCCGGCGGAACGGTAAAAGAATATACTATAAAATGTGTATTTACTAATGGTTTTTTAAACCCTCCTATTGATTTTGAAACTTTCCAGAAAATGACTTTAGATTATGAATGTTTTGACAGTCTTAATATGAAGATGGGAAATGGCGGTATATGTTTCATACAAGAGGATAGATGTATAATAAGGGTTGTAGTAAAAATAATTCAGTTTGGTAAAAGCATATCATGCGGAAAATGTTCTCCTTGTCATAATGGATTCGATTTATGCGAATATTATATTAATAGAATGCTTTTAGGAAATTCAAATTTTGATGATTATTCTAATTTGAAAGAAGCTGTTGAAATGATTAAAATAGGGGCTTCATGTTTATATATAAGAAGTCTTGCTAACTGTATATTATCTGCTATGGAAATGTTTAGAGATGAGTTTGTGTATTTGATAGAGAATAAGATAACATTATATAGTTTTTTAAAAAGTTAA
- a CDS encoding NAD(P)H-dependent oxidoreductase subunit E has protein sequence MASNVKTVIEVCVGLHCSMKGAYGLLEAIRSHYDLEIGVPSSDGMLLKEMECMHDCHNAVPILINGMECTKSSFKSIIKYIEAIHVRKR, from the coding sequence ATGGCAAGCAATGTAAAAACTGTCATAGAAGTATGCGTAGGACTTCATTGCTCTATGAAAGGGGCTTATGGTCTTTTAGAAGCTATTCGTTCCCATTATGATTTAGAAATAGGAGTGCCGTCATCTGATGGTATGCTCCTTAAAGAGATGGAGTGTATGCATGATTGCCATAATGCCGTACCTATCCTTATTAATGGTATGGAATGTACAAAATCGTCTTTTAAAAGTATTATTAAGTATATAGAAGCTATACATGTAAGAAAAAGATGA
- a CDS encoding leucyl aminopeptidase family protein has translation MKLKHTINFIKKHTVAVFVKVEKEQLKVCSFNEEYIKLFNSLVKDKYYNTSTPFAFAFASNTRVIYITYKEVKNYMYETWKNAGASLVKIMKDLHIDDIEVDMAELFAEIASEESYIQFCLGILLSSYSFDNYLGNKRLKEQSNIKNILLVSEHKKDTENAISKANQIASSIFWARDMVNEPSNVINSLTFVDRAKKQAESRKITTTVLTEKELKTLGMNGILGVNAGSKNPPRVFIAQYKKAKAKKHILLVGKGITFDTGGMVLKPSTSMLGMKDDMAGAAAVCGALFLISDMNLEANVTVICPLTDNKTGSAAINPGDILKMYNGVTVEVVNTDAEGRLILADALAYGIKKYNPDFVIDIATLTGACSIALGKHASGLLSNDEALSAALKEAGNDTYERVWELPMFDEYKEDIRSDIADIKNSGGRYAGVITAAQFLSYFTEGARWAHLDIAGTDMSDVNVKYISKGATGVGVYLLAKTVEKLVDIDKF, from the coding sequence ATGAAATTAAAACATACAATCAATTTCATTAAAAAACATACTGTAGCAGTATTTGTAAAAGTAGAGAAAGAGCAGCTTAAAGTATGCTCATTTAATGAAGAATACATAAAGTTATTTAATAGTTTGGTAAAAGATAAATATTATAATACTTCTACTCCATTCGCATTCGCATTTGCAAGCAATACAAGAGTGATTTATATTACATATAAAGAAGTAAAAAATTATATGTATGAAACTTGGAAGAATGCTGGTGCTTCATTAGTAAAAATAATGAAAGATTTACATATAGATGATATAGAAGTTGATATGGCTGAATTATTTGCTGAAATAGCTTCTGAAGAATCATATATTCAATTTTGTTTAGGTATTTTACTTTCTTCTTATAGCTTTGATAATTATTTAGGCAATAAGAGATTGAAAGAACAATCTAATATTAAAAATATACTTTTAGTTTCTGAGCATAAAAAAGATACTGAAAATGCTATATCTAAGGCCAATCAGATAGCAAGCAGCATATTTTGGGCAAGAGATATGGTTAATGAACCTAGCAATGTTATAAATTCTTTGACATTTGTTGACAGAGCTAAAAAACAGGCTGAAAGCAGAAAAATAACTACTACAGTTCTTACTGAAAAAGAATTAAAAACTCTTGGTATGAATGGAATATTAGGTGTTAATGCCGGAAGTAAGAATCCTCCTAGAGTGTTTATTGCTCAATATAAGAAAGCTAAGGCTAAAAAACATATTTTATTAGTAGGAAAAGGTATTACTTTCGATACAGGTGGAATGGTATTAAAGCCTAGTACAAGTATGCTTGGTATGAAAGACGATATGGCTGGTGCTGCTGCTGTTTGCGGAGCTTTGTTCTTAATATCTGATATGAATTTGGAAGCAAATGTTACTGTAATATGTCCTTTAACTGATAATAAAACAGGAAGTGCTGCTATAAATCCTGGTGATATATTGAAAATGTATAATGGTGTTACTGTAGAGGTTGTTAATACAGATGCTGAAGGAAGACTTATACTTGCTGATGCTTTGGCTTATGGAATAAAAAAATATAATCCTGATTTCGTAATAGATATTGCTACTTTAACAGGAGCTTGTTCAATAGCTTTAGGAAAGCATGCTTCAGGACTTCTTTCTAATGATGAAGCTTTATCTGCTGCTTTAAAAGAGGCAGGCAATGATACTTATGAGAGAGTATGGGAACTTCCTATGTTTGATGAATATAAAGAAGATATAAGATCTGATATTGCTGATATAAAAAATTCAGGCGGAAGATATGCTGGAGTTATAACAGCAGCACAATTCTTATCATACTTTACAGAAGGAGCAAGATGGGCTCATTTGGATATAGCAGGTACAGATATGAGTGATGTAAATGTAAAATATATATCTAAAGGTGCTACAGGAGTAGGTGTGTATTTACTTGCTAAAACAGTAGAAAAACTTGTTGATATAGATAAATTTTAA
- a CDS encoding SDR family NAD(P)-dependent oxidoreductase, translating into MYVENIKGRTAFVSGASAGIGEAVAKMLASNGVNLILAARRIEKLETLKNELEKNHNVKVKVIKLDFAKPEDIVKAIDSLKDEDKKIDILINNAGLALGKDFYYNNPIEDSLQMIRVNCEGLIVLTRLLLPYILESKHGHIVNLSSTAADEAYSGGAIYCATKSFVEMFGDSLRVELIDKPVKITNIKPGAVNTEFSTVRFKGDKEKADNVYKGFNPLYAEDIADNIEYALTRKSHVQISSMTIMAENQGSATIIYKNN; encoded by the coding sequence ATGTATGTAGAAAATATTAAAGGAAGAACCGCATTTGTATCAGGAGCAAGTGCAGGTATTGGAGAAGCTGTAGCTAAAATGCTTGCTTCTAATGGTGTTAATCTTATATTAGCTGCCAGAAGAATAGAAAAACTTGAAACTTTAAAAAATGAATTAGAAAAAAATCATAATGTAAAAGTAAAAGTAATAAAATTGGACTTTGCAAAACCTGAAGATATAGTAAAAGCAATAGATTCTCTTAAGGATGAAGATAAAAAAATAGATATACTTATAAATAATGCCGGCTTAGCTTTAGGTAAAGACTTCTATTATAATAACCCAATAGAAGATTCTCTACAAATGATTAGAGTTAATTGCGAAGGATTAATAGTATTAACAAGACTTCTTCTTCCTTATATATTAGAGAGCAAACATGGTCATATAGTGAATTTATCTTCTACTGCTGCAGATGAAGCCTACAGCGGAGGGGCAATATACTGTGCCACTAAATCTTTTGTTGAGATGTTTGGAGACAGTTTAAGAGTAGAATTAATAGATAAGCCTGTAAAAATAACAAATATAAAACCAGGTGCTGTTAATACAGAGTTTTCAACTGTAAGATTCAAAGGAGATAAAGAAAAAGCTGATAATGTATATAAAGGATTTAATCCTTTATATGCAGAAGATATAGCCGATAATATAGAGTATGCATTAACTAGAAAAAGTCATGTACAAATATCGAGTATGACTATTATGGCAGAAAATCAAGGTAGTGCTACTATAATATACAAAAACAATTAA